Proteins encoded in a region of the Pseudomonas sp. PDNC002 genome:
- a CDS encoding efflux RND transporter periplasmic adaptor subunit, with protein sequence MQVQRRVWLAAGVLGVVALGAGFWGFSGGHEAPLAAAQPPGVPVTLARVAREDMTQNLDGVGTVTSLASVLVRPQVEGQLTALLVEEGQMVEKGQLLATIDDRAIAAALEQAEATKQSNQAQLRIVEQDLARYQTLIQRGSISRQTVEQSEAEAARLRATLRGNQAVIDAERVRLSYTRITSPVAGRVGIRNVDVGNLLRTNDSSGLFTVTQMSPISVVFALPQETLQQLQPLLAEDSPVAAHSRDGGQLLGEGHLRSIDNQVAASTGTIRVRAVFDNKDGKLWPGQFVTVDLQAGVLRNGLVLDSRAVRRGLDGAFVFRIADGKAVMVPVRVLQDIDGRSLVEGLAVGDEVVLDGHSRLTPGARVDVQGDVQTLARRSQP encoded by the coding sequence ATGCAGGTGCAACGGCGGGTTTGGCTGGCGGCAGGAGTGCTGGGCGTGGTCGCGCTAGGGGCGGGATTCTGGGGCTTCAGCGGCGGCCATGAGGCCCCGCTGGCGGCGGCTCAGCCACCCGGTGTGCCGGTGACCCTGGCGCGGGTGGCGCGCGAGGATATGACGCAGAATCTCGATGGCGTCGGCACCGTCACCTCGCTCGCCAGCGTGCTGGTGCGTCCGCAGGTGGAGGGCCAGCTCACGGCGCTGCTCGTCGAGGAGGGCCAGATGGTGGAGAAGGGCCAACTGCTGGCAACCATCGACGACCGCGCCATCGCCGCCGCACTGGAGCAGGCCGAGGCCACCAAGCAGAGCAACCAGGCGCAACTGCGCATCGTCGAGCAGGACCTGGCGCGCTACCAGACGCTGATCCAGCGCGGCTCGATCTCCCGCCAGACCGTGGAACAGTCCGAGGCCGAAGCAGCCCGTCTGCGCGCCACGCTGCGCGGCAACCAGGCGGTGATCGATGCCGAGCGTGTGCGTCTGTCCTACACCCGTATCACCTCGCCAGTGGCCGGCCGCGTCGGCATCCGCAACGTCGACGTTGGCAACCTGCTGCGCACCAACGACAGCAGCGGCCTGTTCACCGTCACCCAGATGTCGCCGATTTCCGTGGTCTTCGCCCTGCCGCAGGAAACCCTGCAACAACTGCAACCGCTACTGGCCGAGGATTCGCCGGTGGCCGCCCACAGCCGCGATGGCGGCCAACTGCTGGGCGAGGGTCACCTGCGCAGCATCGACAACCAGGTCGCCGCCAGTACCGGCACCATCCGCGTGCGCGCGGTGTTCGACAACAAGGACGGCAAGCTCTGGCCGGGCCAGTTCGTCACCGTCGACCTGCAGGCCGGCGTGCTGCGCAACGGCCTGGTGCTGGACAGCCGCGCCGTGCGCCGGGGCCTGGACGGCGCCTTCGTGTTCCGCATCGCGGACGGCAAGGCGGTGATGGTACCGGTGCGGGTGCTGCAGGACATCGATGGTCGCAGCCTGGTCGAAGGGCTGGCGGTGGGCGACGAGGTGGTGCTCGATGGTCATTCGCGCCTCACCCCCGGCGCCCGCGTGGACGTGCAGGGTGACGTGCAGACCCTGGCGCGCCGGAGCCAGCCGTGA
- the lapG gene encoding cysteine protease LapG — protein MQPPRGALWLFASPLRLRAGALLLALLALSAGAAWNFDTILKNAEQRYGNLGTAKSRIEAWGRLIDDSENLDEAAKLKAVNAFFNGALVFTDDRTVWHQEDYWATPVESLYKGAGDCEDYSIAKFVTLRRLGVASDKLRITYVKALQQNQAHMVLTYYASPTAEPLVLDNLIPQIKPASQRKDLLPVYAFNAEGLWLPGPGGGKRTGDSKKLSRWQDLLTKMRAEGLDLDETR, from the coding sequence ATGCAGCCACCCCGAGGAGCCCTCTGGCTGTTCGCCAGCCCGCTGCGTCTGCGGGCCGGTGCGCTGCTGCTCGCGCTTCTCGCCCTGTCCGCCGGCGCCGCCTGGAATTTCGACACCATCCTGAAGAACGCCGAGCAGCGTTACGGCAACCTGGGCACTGCAAAAAGTCGCATCGAAGCCTGGGGCCGGCTGATCGACGACAGCGAGAACCTCGACGAAGCGGCCAAGCTCAAGGCGGTCAACGCCTTCTTCAATGGCGCGCTGGTGTTCACCGACGACCGCACCGTCTGGCACCAGGAGGATTACTGGGCCACGCCAGTGGAGTCCCTCTACAAGGGCGCCGGCGACTGCGAGGACTACTCCATCGCCAAGTTCGTCACCCTGCGCCGCCTCGGGGTCGCCAGCGACAAGCTGCGCATCACCTACGTCAAGGCACTGCAGCAGAACCAGGCGCACATGGTGCTCACCTACTACGCCTCCCCCACTGCCGAACCGCTGGTGCTGGACAACCTGATCCCGCAGATCAAGCCCGCCTCCCAGCGCAAGGACCTCCTGCCCGTCTACGCCTTCAACGCCGAGGGGCTGTGGCTGCCCGGCCCCGGCGGCGGCAAGCGCACCGGCGACAGCAAGAAGCTGTCGCGCTGGCAGGACCTGTTGACCAAGATGCGCGCCGAGGGCCTGGACCTCGACGAGACGCGATAG
- the lapD gene encoding cyclic di-GMP receptor LapD, translating into MSLLKQLFLAICLFLVVAFAGSFAASLESSREQMISQLRSHAQDAATALGLSLTPHVDDPAMIELMVSSIFDSGYFATIRVVSIPEGKVIVERDSDTQNQQVPAWFARLVNLKAQGGDALIMRGWEQAARVEVVSHPQFALAKLWDGALGSLAWLLACGLVSAVLGGWLLRTQLKPLDQMVQQAHAITRREFLTLPKEPRTPELKRVVQAMNQMVDKLKALFAEEATRSEKLREEAYQDSLSGLANRRLFDARLDAQLSPSEQNAAGYLLLLRLNDLAGLNQRLGGQRTDALIRDVAELLEREREQHGTPDWLAARSRGGEFTLLAPGLDSASAEHLADELSAALENLKRTGASDCTPVAHLGLAAFRPGESAAGVLSRADQALAQAQATPDRTWQRLDSSGSQPAQDSRAWRDWLDDALQKGKLQLWFQPVRACVENAELLHQKVLARLLDPKGEAVAAGQFLPWIERFGWSARFDLAMLEHALAHLVQQPAPLALSLSAETVRSAEPLRQLFDILRAHPQEARLMILEVDERYLPPPAELEKLAQSVQEVGARLGLQHFGGRFSLIGNLTRLGLAYLKIDGSYIRAIDQDNDKRLFIEAMYRASNSIDLPLIAEMVETEGELQVLREMGIAGAMGRLIGAPKPSQKNGA; encoded by the coding sequence ATGTCATTGCTCAAGCAACTGTTCCTGGCGATCTGCCTGTTCCTCGTGGTGGCCTTCGCCGGCAGCTTCGCCGCCAGCCTGGAAAGCTCCCGCGAGCAGATGATCAGCCAGTTGCGCTCCCACGCGCAGGACGCCGCCACCGCGCTGGGGCTGTCGCTCACACCGCACGTGGACGATCCGGCGATGATCGAGCTGATGGTCAGCTCCATCTTCGACTCCGGCTACTTCGCCACCATCCGCGTGGTCAGCATTCCCGAGGGCAAGGTCATCGTCGAACGCGACAGCGACACCCAGAACCAGCAGGTGCCGGCCTGGTTCGCCCGGCTGGTCAACCTCAAGGCCCAGGGCGGCGACGCGCTGATCATGCGCGGCTGGGAACAGGCCGCGCGGGTCGAGGTGGTCAGCCATCCGCAGTTCGCCTTGGCCAAGCTGTGGGACGGCGCGCTGGGCAGCCTCGCCTGGCTGCTCGCCTGCGGTCTGGTCAGCGCCGTGCTCGGCGGCTGGCTGCTGCGCACTCAACTCAAGCCCCTGGACCAGATGGTGCAGCAGGCCCACGCCATCACCCGCCGTGAATTCCTCACCCTGCCCAAGGAGCCGCGCACCCCGGAGCTCAAGCGCGTGGTGCAGGCGATGAACCAGATGGTCGACAAGCTCAAGGCGTTGTTCGCCGAGGAAGCCACCCGCAGCGAGAAGCTGCGCGAGGAGGCCTACCAGGACAGCCTTTCGGGCCTGGCCAACCGCCGCCTGTTCGATGCTCGCCTGGACGCGCAGCTCTCACCGTCCGAGCAGAACGCCGCCGGCTACCTGCTGCTGCTGCGCCTCAACGACCTCGCCGGACTCAACCAGCGCCTGGGCGGACAACGCACCGACGCGCTGATCCGCGACGTGGCCGAACTGCTGGAGCGTGAACGCGAGCAGCACGGCACCCCGGACTGGCTCGCCGCGCGCAGCCGTGGCGGTGAATTCACCCTGCTCGCTCCCGGCCTGGACAGCGCCAGCGCCGAGCACCTGGCGGACGAGCTGAGCGCCGCCCTGGAGAACCTGAAACGGACCGGCGCCAGCGACTGCACGCCGGTGGCGCACCTGGGCCTGGCGGCCTTCCGTCCGGGCGAATCCGCCGCAGGGGTGCTGTCCCGCGCCGACCAGGCGCTGGCCCAGGCACAGGCCACGCCGGACCGCACCTGGCAACGCCTGGACAGCTCCGGCAGCCAGCCGGCACAGGATTCCCGCGCCTGGCGCGACTGGCTCGACGACGCCCTGCAGAAGGGCAAGCTGCAGCTGTGGTTCCAGCCCGTGCGCGCGTGCGTCGAGAATGCCGAGCTGCTGCACCAGAAAGTCCTCGCGCGGCTGCTCGATCCCAAAGGCGAGGCCGTGGCCGCCGGGCAGTTCCTGCCCTGGATCGAGCGTTTCGGCTGGTCCGCGCGCTTCGACCTGGCCATGCTCGAACATGCCCTCGCCCACCTCGTCCAGCAACCGGCGCCACTGGCCTTGTCACTGTCGGCGGAAACCGTGCGCAGCGCCGAGCCGTTGCGCCAGCTCTTCGACATCCTGCGTGCCCATCCCCAGGAGGCACGGCTGATGATCCTGGAAGTGGACGAACGCTACCTGCCGCCGCCAGCGGAGCTGGAGAAGCTCGCCCAGTCGGTGCAGGAAGTCGGCGCCAGGCTCGGCCTGCAGCACTTCGGCGGACGCTTCAGCCTGATCGGCAACCTGACCCGCCTCGGCCTTGCCTACCTGAAGATCGATGGCAGCTACATCCGCGCCATCGACCAGGACAACGACAAGCGCCTGTTCATCGAGGCGATGTACCGCGCGTCCAACAGCATCGACCTGCCCCTGATCGCGGAGATGGTGGAGACCGAGGGCGAGTTGCAGGTGTTGCGGGAGATGGGGATTGCCGGGGCGATGGGCCGGCTCATTGGCGCGCCGAAGCCGTCGCAGAAGAACGGGGCATAG
- the pap gene encoding polyphosphate:AMP phosphotransferase produces the protein MFESAEIGHSIDKEIYEKEVAVLREALLEAQYELKQQSRFPVIVLINGIEGAGKGETVKLLNEWMDPRLIQVESFHFPTDEELARPPQWRFWRKLPPKGRIGIFFGNWYSQMLYARVSGDIKDSQLDSLINDAERFERMYSDEGALIFKFWFHLSKKQLKERLKALENDPQRSWQLSELDWKQSEVYDKFVRYGERVLRRTSRDYAPWYIVEGAEERYRSLTVGRTILEGLQAALKLEGRPQPQPHAAPLVSSLDNKSLLDALDLNLKLDKDRYKEQLAKEQARLATLVRDKRFRSHSLLAVFEGNDAAGKGGAIRRVTDALDPRQYRIVPIAAPTEEERAQPYLWRFWRHLPALRQFTIFDRSWYGRVLVERVEGFCSEADWLRAYGEINDFEEQLANFGVVVVKFWLSIDQDTQLERFKERESIPFKRFKITEEDWRNRDKWDAYADAVGDMVDRTSTEIAPWTLIEANDKRYARVKVLKTINDALEAAYGSAKKGKKD, from the coding sequence ATGTTCGAATCCGCCGAGATTGGCCATTCCATCGACAAGGAAATCTACGAGAAGGAAGTCGCGGTACTGCGCGAAGCCCTGCTCGAGGCACAGTACGAACTCAAGCAGCAGTCGCGCTTCCCGGTGATCGTGCTGATCAACGGCATCGAAGGGGCCGGCAAGGGCGAGACGGTGAAGCTGCTCAACGAGTGGATGGATCCGCGGCTGATCCAGGTGGAAAGTTTTCACTTCCCCACCGACGAGGAACTCGCCCGCCCGCCGCAGTGGCGGTTCTGGCGCAAGCTGCCGCCCAAGGGGCGGATCGGCATCTTCTTCGGCAACTGGTACAGCCAGATGCTCTATGCGCGCGTTTCCGGCGACATCAAGGACAGCCAGCTGGACAGTCTGATCAACGATGCCGAACGCTTCGAGCGCATGTATTCCGACGAAGGCGCGCTGATCTTCAAGTTCTGGTTCCACCTCTCCAAGAAACAGCTCAAGGAACGCCTGAAGGCGCTGGAGAATGACCCGCAGCGCAGTTGGCAACTGAGCGAGCTCGACTGGAAGCAGAGCGAGGTCTACGACAAGTTCGTGCGCTACGGCGAGCGCGTGCTGCGCCGCACCAGCCGCGACTACGCACCCTGGTACATCGTCGAGGGCGCCGAGGAGCGCTATCGCAGCCTGACGGTGGGCCGCACCATCCTCGAAGGCCTGCAGGCCGCGTTGAAACTCGAGGGCCGCCCGCAGCCACAGCCGCACGCGGCACCGCTGGTGTCGAGCCTGGACAACAAGAGCCTGCTCGATGCGCTGGACCTGAACCTGAAGCTGGACAAGGACCGCTACAAGGAGCAACTGGCGAAGGAGCAGGCGCGGCTGGCCACGCTGGTACGCGACAAGCGTTTCCGTAGCCATTCCCTGCTCGCCGTGTTCGAGGGCAACGACGCCGCCGGCAAGGGTGGCGCCATCCGCCGCGTCACCGATGCGCTGGACCCGCGCCAATACCGCATCGTGCCGATCGCCGCACCCACCGAGGAAGAGCGGGCCCAGCCCTATCTCTGGCGCTTCTGGCGGCATCTGCCGGCGCTGCGCCAGTTCACCATCTTCGACCGTTCCTGGTACGGCCGGGTGCTGGTGGAGCGGGTGGAGGGCTTCTGCAGCGAGGCCGATTGGTTGCGCGCCTACGGCGAGATCAACGACTTCGAGGAGCAGTTGGCGAACTTCGGTGTGGTGGTGGTGAAGTTCTGGCTGTCCATCGATCAGGACACCCAGCTGGAGCGCTTCAAGGAGCGCGAATCGATCCCCTTCAAGCGCTTCAAGATCACCGAAGAGGACTGGCGTAACCGTGACAAATGGGACGCCTATGCCGATGCGGTGGGCGACATGGTTGACCGCACCAGCACGGAGATTGCGCCCTGGACGCTGATCGAGGCCAACGACAAGCGGTATGCGCGGGTGAAGGTGCTCAAGACGATCAACGATGCGCTGGAGGCGGCTTACGGAAGCGCGAAGAAGGGCAAGAAGGACTAA